One part of the Papilio machaon chromosome 5, ilPapMach1.1, whole genome shotgun sequence genome encodes these proteins:
- the LOC106708841 gene encoding teneurin-a isoform X2 produces the protein MTMKSLKYSERDEMMEGFSPVPPPLPRRQPVRNIYAEPFVDPRYTSSGVTNEWLALQTLNSESLANAGMAGGMSGTLGSGHCQLANQPLVMPVFPLRATQPSPVPVYSPSRFHIDKRCQHRCTWKCLAIAMICLCVILAAMLAYFIALSSIKSNIDNSNCILVQDVKAVTHAQGIRDSLSTSSPSDESISTSSLGGWSTTAEASIESAIIPQQAQQAAPPPWSPALEVREFDELHSATIPAYQFWSSEFRNKQPAYVSLNFTVPWGANFAVYGRRNVAPSVTQYDFVEFIRGGRVDHRLRKRSTHRINTFDHSLDNWDALLGTISPFHRWNHTISKRSTDMRVNVSILQYLDTGRWFISIYNDELQPHSVEMIVSEAEGVTNSCPDDCSGHGSCYLGKCDCMDGFEGHDCSKSVCPVLCSGHGAYAGGICHCSEGWKGAECDVPAHDCEPADCSGRGQCIAGHCHCKPGWKGPKCDEEDCLDPSCGGHGSCVRGRCVCRAGWRGAACSERDARVQRCLPACSQRGVYDLDAGRCVCDPLYTGDDCSQVVCSLDCGPHGVCAEGVCRCDEGWTGSLCDQRPCDLRCHEHGQCKNGTCVCTQGWNGKHCTLPGCPNGCTRHGQCLLEDGVYHCSCADGWAGTDCSIALELSCNDNEDNDEDGMTDCSDSECCSRPECAEHIMCLASNDPVEVLLRKQPPSVTASFYQRVKFLIEENSVQSYAHMDEYSESRVSVMRGQVVSPQGLGIIGIRVSVDREARFGFTLTRQGGWFDVLVNGGGAVTLQFQRSPFKPLRKTVFVPWNQIVVLPPVQMELSDDSVKVPTPRAPPRLDWSPMPQWWEAERPPCAAHDHERLRPEVVAMPPLASPAASSATTTTVVYPEAQIVSESIGIPGSLVQLTYRSSQAAGYLSCVHVQLTRRVVPASLARVHVRVEIEGSLHTHTYEADPDLTHIFAWNKRNVYKQKVYGQAHAKISIGYEYSSCSSIVWETQTATLAGFDVDISDIGGWGLDIHHHYNFHEGILQKGDGALLHLKRYPRTVQVVMGTGLQRSLECPDHCNGKAADSRLLTPTALTSGPDGSLYVGDFNLVRRITPEGVVTTVLQLETTQVAYQYYICISPADGYLYISDSERHQVRRVLILEKVRDPSMNSEAIVGNGDRCVPGDDTNCGDEGPAIKAKLAHPKGLAIAADRTMYIADGTNIRAVDPNGIIHTLVGHHGHHNHWSPVPCRGAIPPYEAQLQWPTGVALSPLDGSLYFIDDRIILKLTVDMKIKVVAGQPSHCRLGSDGKPISKATNKTNTEFREDSSLGTILAIGFAPNGILYVAESDSKKTNTIKSIDPSGKIMHFAGKLQENMKELSCECNTSLSATVVPMNPRDEGAGCPCKLSVVAGDEPPTSTETLLSSNAKFQTISALAVTPDGVLNVVDQGSLHILALKHYLPSHDENGEFRIPYPPTSEIYVFNRYGQHITTKDLTSGKTRYSFLYSKNTSFGKLSTVTDASGNKIQLLRDYSNIVSSIENTQDHKLELKISGIGYLTKITEKGTSEIELDYDANTGLLNSRSGAGDTVIYNYDELGRVTKIIMPSGEQVHISSGLAKNYGLAVTVSNPSSTIPVGVAKKCEYVLHGQSFKQITINNGKQVTEGRIYTNNTLVIETPWSGKFESVAAAKHPLLEAALPIEAEMLHMWSHQSTTFGDGLVNNMYSLYSLVGDVRNPQQTLNREIWVNDSRVLIIEFDQFKSRETFFNADRNPLFTIAYDVAGLPLSFTPHGAGVPLNISYDRFYRINGWKWGVTEETYNYDPHGMLSEITSTQDGTKFIYYNEANLVSKITLASQRNFKYSYDKSGGLTHVILPSGTNHSFSVQPSIGFLRVTYTPPGSSKKYLQHYSHTGELLQTVFPGDGARVIYRYFTTNKVSEVVHGDGQTQIHYAENSGLPSEILHVDRDVDYRWESTYAGGLLMEERLDYGAKTGLSNAKIIYDYDNNYRIISVQGRIGGQTLIPHHIVYNSKTGAPEILGQFTVSKQKWNETSVYDGIAMFSRVLNEQFLEKEVTVNIHRMEVFRMEFSYDKHGRISQTRTHTRNVGVNTYTNVKNYTWDCDGQLTGLEAQEPWGFRYDDNGNMLSLTYRGNTIPMEYNEMDRIIKFGEGQYRYDSRGLVSQNAREERFQYNSKGLLIRATKRGRFDVKYYYDHLDRLSTRKDNFGNVTQFFYTNKEKPHEVSHIYSPRENRFMTLVYDDRGHLIYTQVARHKYYIATDQCGTPVMVFNQYGEGIREIMRSPYGHIVYDSNPYLYLPVDFCGGLLDQVTSLVHMANGKVYDPLIGQWMSPLWENLIERIHNPTQLHLYRFNGNDPINVRPQNKKPIDHMSWLELLGYDTKSLAPQLYPDELPGGSVMPSIPRGRPVWGSAPVDSNPGLPSAMSILPSVSIESGFLSHMSNKRIADFRSLSIPAMSALKTDALNLAPKRIGSDSEPPFGRGILVSRNSRGRAVVTTVPSANAIYRDVYTSVFNRSHLLPFSFVVHGDQQDVFYFVKEDTWRAADDKQQLKRMQGKLNVTFHEVAEGGRSYADVKIHGHTSIVNLRYGTSAERERQRLLHHAHATAIRKAWHREREALRSGLGGSLDWSAAELDEIQKAGSAAGYEGEYVHDVARYPELAEDPYNIRFVKKRSDRAERRRRKREDCRAPWWLSRDDLC, from the exons CATTATCgtcaattaaaagtaatatagaCAATTCTAATTGTATCCTGGTACAAGACGTAAAAGCGGTAACACACGCACAAGGAATTAGAGATTCATTATCTACATCGTCACCTTCGGATG AATCAATATCAACTTCCTCACTTGGCGGTTGGTCGACTACAGCAGAGGCATCAATAGAGTCTGCAATTATTCCTCAGCAGGCGCAACAAGCTGCACCTCCGCCATGGTCGCCGGCTTTGGAAGTTAGAGAATTTGATGAATTACACAGCGCTACAATACCCGCCTACCAGTTTTGGAGTTCTGAATTCCGTAACAAACAGCCAGCCTACGTCAGTCTCAACTTCACAGTACCCTGGGGAGCCAATTTTGCAGTTTATGGTAGAAGAAACGTTGCACCCAGCGTAACTCAGTACGATTTCGTCGAATTCATACGTGGAGGCAGAGTCGACCACAGGCTGCGCAAAAGGAGTACACACCGAATCAACACATTCGATCATAGCCTCGATAACTGGGACGCTTTACTGGGCACCATAAGCCCGTTTCACAGGTGGAACCATACGATAAGCAAAAGATCGACCGATATGAGGGTTAACGTCAGTATACTGCAGTATCTCGACACTGGAAGATGGTTTATCTCAATATACAACGATGAACTCCAACCCCACAGCGTTGAAATGATTGTATCGGAGGCTGAAGGGGTCACTAATTCTTGTCCAGATGATTGTTCCGGACATGGGTCTTGCTATCTTGGTAAATGTGATTGCATGGATGGATTTGAAGGCCACGATTGTTCTAAAa gcGTTTGTCCTGTACTATGCTCTGGACACGGGGCTTATGCGGGGGGTATTTGTCACTGCTCTGAAGGCTGGAAGGGAGCCGAATGCGACGTACCTGCGCACGATTGCGAGCCCGCTGATTGTTCTGGTCGTGGACAATGCATCGCAGGTCATTGCCATTGTAAACCGGGGTGGAAGGGACCAAAGTGCGATGAAG agGATTGCTTGGATCCGAGTTGTGGTGGGCACGGGTCGTGCGTGCGCGGGCGCTGCGTGTGCCGCGCGGGCTGGCGCGGCGCCGCCTGTAGTGAGCGTGACGCGCGCGTGCAGCGCTGCTTACCCGCGTGCTCCCAGCGTGGCGTTTATGATCTCGACGCCGGCAGATGCGTCTGTGATCCTCTGTACACTGGCGATGATTGTTCTCAAG TGGTTTGTTCCTTGGATTGTGGACCTCACGGCGTTTGTGCGGAGGGGGTGTGCCGCTGCGACGAGGGCTGGACGGGGTCACTGTGCGACCAACGGCCGTGCGACCTCCGCTGTCACGAGCACGGACAGTGTAAAAACGGAACATGCGTTTGCACGCAGGGTTGGAACGGAAAACATTGCACGTTAC CCGGTTGTCCAAACGGTTGCACTCGTCACGGGCAATGCCTACTAGAAGACGGCGTGTACCACTGCTCGTGCGCCGACGGCTGGGCCGGTACCGATTGCTCCATCGCACTAGAGCTGTCGTGCAACGACAACGAAGACAACGACGAAG ATGGCATGACGGACTGCTCGGACTCGGAGTGCTGCAGCCGGCCGGAGTGCGCGGAGCACATCATGTGCCTCGCCTCCAACGATCCCGTAGAGGTGCTGCTCCGCAAGCAGCCGCCCTCCGTCACCGCTTCCTTTTACCAGCGCGTTAAGTTTCTCATCGAGGAGAACTCAGTTCAAAGTTACGCGCACATGGACGAATATTCTGAGAG CCGTGTCTCGGTGATGCGCGGCCAGGTTGTCTCGCCGCAAGGACTCGGCATCATCGGAATACGGGTGTCCGTCGACCGGGAAGCGCGCTTCGGCTTCACCCTCACTAGACAGGGAGGATG GTTTGATGTACTAGTGAATGGCGGTGGAGCTGTGACGTTACAATTCCAGCGATCCCCCTTCAAGCCACTCCGCAAGACTGTCTTCGTGCCGTGGAATCAGATAGTAGTGCTGCCTCCAGTGCAGATGGAACTCAGCGATGATAGCGTTAAAGTACCGACACCAAG GGCTCCGCCGAGACTGGACTGGTCACCGATGCCGCAATGGTGGGAGGCGGAGAGGCCGCCATGCGCCGCGCACGACCACGAACGGCTGCGACCCGAAGTGGTGGCCATGCCGCCCCTCGCGTCGCCTGCCGCATCCTCCGCTACCACAACTACCGTCGTATATCCTGAAGCTCAA ATTGTGAGTGAGTCTATCGGCATCCCTGGCTCGTTGGTACAGCTGACGTATCGGTCGTCGCAGGCGGCAGGTTACCTGTCGTGCGTGCATGTACAGTTGACTAGACGTGTCGTGCCCGCCTCGCTCGCGCGTGTCCACGTGCGTGTAGAGATAGAGGGTTCGCTTCACACGCATACATATGAAGCAGATCCTGATCTCACACATATATTCGCGTGGAACAAACGGAACGTCTATAAACAAAAG gtgTACGGGCAAGCGCATGCGAAAATCTCTATAGGTTACGAGTACTCATCTTGTTCATCCATCGTGTGGGAGACGCAGACGGCAACCTTGGCAGGCTTCGACGTCGACATCTCGGATATCGGCGGCTGGGGCCTTGacattcatcatcattataaCTTCCATGAAGGCATTCTGCAAAAAGGCGACGGTGCTTTATTGCACCTGAAACGCTACCCTCGGACTGTACAG gTTGTAATGGGTACGGGTCTACAAAGATCTTTAGAATGTCCCGATCACTGCAATGGAAAAGCTGCAGATTCGCGCTTACTTACACCTACAGCGCTAACGTCTGGACCTGATGGATCACTTTACGTTGGAGACTTTAATTTAGTACGACGCATAACACCAGAGGGTGTTGTTACCACAGTTCTCCAGTTAGA aaccACCCAGGTTGCATATCAGTATTACATTTGTATATCCCCAGCGGATGGATACCTGTACATATCTGATTCCGAAAGACATCAAGTTCGAAGAGTGTTAATTCTAGAAAAGGTCAGAGATCCATCAATGAATTCAGAGGCGATTGTCGGTAACGGTGATCGTTGCGTACCAGGTGATGATACTAACTGCGGTGACGAAGGGCCTGCAATCAAAGCCAAGTTGGCTCATCCGAAAG gGCTTGCTATTGCAGCAGACAGAACGATGTACATTGCTGATGGAACAAATATCCGAGCAGTTGATCCGAATGGAATAATTCACACATTAGTAGGTCATCACGGTCATCACAATCACTGGTCGCCGGTTCCCTGTCGCGGAGCTATTCCTCCATACGAAGCTCAGTTGCAGTGGCCTACCGGTGTAGCACTATCTCCCTTAGATGGCTCTTTGTATTTCATAGACGATAGAATTATTCTAAAACTTACCGtagatatgaaaattaaagtaGTAGCGGGTCAACCATCTCACTGTCGTTTAGGAAGTGATGGTAAACCAATTAGCAAAGcaactaataaaacaaatacggAATTTAGAGAAGATTCAAGTCTTGGAACGATACTAGCCATAGGCTTCGCGCCTAATGGGATTTTATATGTAGCAGAGTCTGATTCCAAAAAGACAAATACAATCAAATCCATTGATCCTTCTGGTAAAATTATGCACTTTGCCGGtaaattacaagaaaatatgaaagaaTTAAGTTGCGAATGCAACACTTCCCTTTCGGCAACGGTTGTTCCAATGAATCCTCGAGATGAGGGAGCAGGTTGCCCTTGCAAGCTGAGTGTAGTTGCTGGCGACGAACCACCAACGAGTACTGAAACTTTACTATCGTCTAATGCCAAATTCCAAACTATTTCTGCTCTGGCTGTTACCCCAGATGGTGTATTGAATGTTGTCGATCAAG GTTCGTTACACATATTAGCTTTAAAACACTATTTACCATCACATGATGAAAACGGAGAATTCCGAATCCCGTATCCTCCTACGTCAGAAATTTATGTCTTCAATCGATATGGTCAACATATAACCACGAAAGATTTGACTTCTGGTAAAACCAGATACTCATTCTTATATTCTAAAAACACAAGCTTTGGAAAACTATCTACTGTGACTGATGCTTCTGGTAACAAAATACAACTACTCAGAGATTACAGTAATATTGTAAGCTCAATAGAAAACACTCAAGATCATAAACTCGAACTAAAAATATCAGGCATTGGGTACctaacaaaaataacagaGAAAGGCACATCTGAAATAGAATTAGATTATGACGCTAATACCGGATTGCTTAACAGCAGATCAGGG gcCGGAGATACTGTTATCTACAACTACGATGAATTGGGTCGAGTTACAAAGATAATAATGCCATCCGGAGAACAGGTTCACATATCTTCTGGTTTAGCTAAAAATTATGGCCTAGCGGTGACTGTTTCTAATCCATCAAGCACGATTCCTGTAGGAGTAGCAAAGAAATGtgaatatgttttacatgGCCAGTCTTTCAAACAAATCACTATCAACAATGGAAAACAAGTAACAGAAGGCAGAATTTACACGAACAACACTTTAGTTATTGAAACACCGTGGTCTGGTAAATTTGAAAGTGTAGCCGCAGCTAAACATCCACTACTCGAGGCGGCTTTACCCATTGAGGCCGAGATGCTCCATATGTGGTCACACCAAAGTACTACATTTGGAGATGGattagttaataatatgtattccTTATATTCTTTAGTGGGAGATGTCAGAAATCCACAACAGACACTTAATCGCGAAATATGGGTCAATGATTCACGAGTGCTTATAATTGAGTTCGATCAATTCAAAAGTCGCGAGACGTTCTTCAATGCTGATAGAAATCCATTATTTACGATTGCTTACGACGTGGCTGGTCTACCGCTGTCTTTCACGCCGCATGGAGCTGGTGTaccattaaatatttcatacgaTCGTTTCTATCGTATCAATGGCTGGAAATGGGGTGTAACAGAAGAGACATATAACTATGATCCCCATGGTATGTTGTCTGAAATAACAAGTACGCAAGACGGCACTAAATTTATATACTACAACGAAGCAAATCTTGTGTCGAAAATTACTTTAGCAAGTcaaagaaatttcaaatattcataCGATAAGAGTGGTGGCCTGACACACGTCATTCTACCGTCAGGAACGAATCATTCATTTAGTGTGCAGCCATCCATAGGATTCTTAAGAGTAACTTACACTCCTCCGGGATCAtccaaaaaatacttacaacaTTACTCCCATACAGGCGAGTTATTACAAACAGTATTTCCGGGAGATGGCGCTCGTGTTATTTATAGATACTTTACAACTAATAAGGTATCAGAAGTTGTTCATGGCGATGGGCAAACACAAATACACTACGCTGAAAACAGTGGACTTCCTTCCGAAATACTTCACGTTGACAGAGATGTAGACTACAGATGGGAATCTACATACGCTGGCGGCCTCTTAATGGAAGAAAGATTAGATTACGGTGCTAAAACTGGACTCAGTAATGCGAAAATCATTTATGATTACGACAACAATTACAGAATAATATCTGTACAAGGTCGTATCGGTGGACAGACTCTCATACCTCATCACATTGTTTACAACAGCAAAACGGGTGCGCCAGAAATATTGGGTCAATTTACAGTATCCAAACAAAAGTGGAACGAGACATCGGTTTACGATGGCATTGCAATGTTCTCGCGCGTATTGAACGAACAATTCTTAGAAAAAGAAGTTACAGTAAATATTCATCGTATGGAAGTATTCCGGATGGAATTCTCTTACGATAAACATGGAAGAATATCTCAAACCAGAACTCATACTAGAAATGTCGGTGTTAATACTTACACAAATGTTAAGAATTATACTTGGGATTGTGATGGTCAGTTGACCGGACTGGAAGCTCAAGAACCCTGGGGATTCAGATATGATGACAATGGAAATATGTTATCGTTGACATACAGAGGTAATACCATTCCTATGGAGTACAACGAGATGGatcgaataattaaatttggcgAAGGTCAATACCGCTATGATAGTCGTGGCTTGGTATCACAAAACGCCAGAGAGGAACGCTTTCAATACAACTCCAAGGGCTTACTGATTAGAGCGACCAAGCGAGGAAGATtcgatgttaaatattattacgacCATCTAGATAG ATTATCGACAAGAAAAGACAACTTTGGTAACGTGACTCAGTTCTTCTacacaaataaagaaaaacctCATGAAGTCAGTCATATTTATTCGCCCCGAGAAAACAGATTTATGACTCTAGTTTATGACGACAGAGGGCATCTGATATACACTCAG GTCGCTCGACACAAATACTACATAGCAACTGACCAATGCGGTACCCCAGTTATGGTATTTAATCAATATGGGGAAGGCATTCGAGAAATTATGAGATCACCCTACGGGCATATTGTTTATGATTCTAACCCTTACTTGTACCTACCAGTTGACTTCTGTGGAGGTTTATTGGACCAAGTAACATCCTTGGTACACATGGCTAATGGAAAAGTTTACGATCCATTAATTGGCCAATGGATGTCACCTCTATGGGAGAATCTTATCGAAAGAATACATAACCCAACACAATTGCATCTGTACAGATTTAATGGCAATGATCCCATAAATGTTCGACCCCAAAACAAAAAACCAATCG ATCATATGTCGTGGCTTGAGTTACTGGGTTACGATACGAAGAGCCTGGCGCCGCAACTTTATCCCGATGAACTACCAGGAGGCTCCGTTATGCCTAGTATTCCGCGTGGGCGTCCTGTATGGGGCTCCGCACCAGTGGATAGTAATCCCGGTTTACCATCGGCTATGTCAATACTACCGAGCGTCTCTATTGAATCCGGTTTCTTGTCTCATATGTCCAACAAGAGAATAGCTGACTTTAGAAGCTTGTCCATACCAGCCATGTCAGCACTTAAAACAGATGCTCTCAATTTGGCACCAAAAAGAATCGGTTCCGACTCCGAGCCGCCATTCGGACGTGGAATTTTGGTATCTCGAAATTCAAGAGGCCGCGCCGTCGTCACCACTGTGCCCTCGGCTAATGCCATCTATCGCGACGTGTACACTTCAGTTTTTAACCGATCACATCTCCTGCCATTCTCGTTCGTGGTCCACGGAGACCAGCAAGACGTGTTCTACTTTGTCAAGGAGGACACGTGGCGCGCAGCAGACGATAAACAGCAGCTCAAACGCATGCAAggcaaattaaatgttacgtTCCATGAAGTAGCTGAAGGAGGAAGATCCTACGCGGACGTAAAAATTCATGGGCATACGAGTATCGTGAACCTGCGGTACGGCACGAGCGCGGAAAGAGAGCGACAGCGACTCCTGCACCACGCTCACGCGACTGCGATCAGGAAGGCGTGGCACAGGGAGCGTGAGGCGCTACGCAGCGGGCTGGGCGGCTCGCTGGACTGGTCGGCCGCGGAACTGGATGAGATCCAGAAGGCAGGCTCGGCGGCGGGCTACGAGGGCGAATACGTGCACGACGTGGCGCGCTACCCCGAGCTGGCCGAGGATCCTTACAACATCCGCTTCGTGAAGAAGCGCAGCGACCGCGCAGAGCGGCGCCGGCGGAAGCGCGAGGACTGCCGCGCGCCCTGGTGGCTCTCCCGGGACGACCTCTGCTAG